From Bdellovibrio sp. KM01:
CATTGCGGGATATCGAAAAATCTGTCCCAAAGGTGATACTCAGCAGAAGAATTGCCGCGAGGCCTTAAAAGTTATTAATAGCGTCGGCGCGGGTTGGCAGGCTGCACATAACGATGGCTGGGTGGATGCTAAATTACTAATGAAAAATGTAAAAGTCGATAAGGCTAATCTTGCTTGGTTAGAAGATAGAGCCAAGGCGAAGGCGACTCAGTAACTTGACGTGCACTCGGGCGATCAGGCTTGACTCCAAAGCTGACTCTGATAGGGTCAGCTCCCTTATGAATAAAGACTTCATGATTCGAGCGGTTGAGCTCTCTAGAAAAAATATGCAAGGTGGCGCTGGTGGTCCTTTTGGGGCTGTCATTGTTAAGGATGGAAAGATCATCGGTGAAGGTTGGAACAAAGTTACTTCTTCCAACGATCCGACGGCGCATGCTGAAGTTTCGGCTATCCGTGATGCTTGTGCTAACGTTAAAAACTTCTCTTTGGACGGTGCTGAGATCTACACCAGCTGTGAGCCTTGTCCTATGTGCTTGGCTGCGATTTATTGGGCACGTATTTCTACGATCTATTACGGAAACACTCGCAAAGATGCTGCTGACATCCAATTCGATGACGATTTCCTTTATCAGGAAATTCCTAAAGACATCAAAGACCGCAAAGTCCCTATGATTCAGTGTGGTCACACAGAAGCTCTTGCAGTATTTAAAGAGTGGGAAAACAAAACTGACAAGATCCCCTACTAAGGTCTTGTCGAGTTTATAAACAGGACTCCAATCGAGGTTCGCTTTTGGAGACAATAGAGGAATGAAGTACTTTTCATTCCTCTTTTTATTTGCAGCTTTCTTTATTTTCACATCCTGCGCAACCGTCGAAAAGCAGATTCCTCGCGACATCGCTTCACTACAATCATCAGGCGCAA
This genomic window contains:
- a CDS encoding nucleoside deaminase translates to MNKDFMIRAVELSRKNMQGGAGGPFGAVIVKDGKIIGEGWNKVTSSNDPTAHAEVSAIRDACANVKNFSLDGAEIYTSCEPCPMCLAAIYWARISTIYYGNTRKDAADIQFDDDFLYQEIPKDIKDRKVPMIQCGHTEALAVFKEWENKTDKIPY